The Candidatus Synechococcus calcipolaris G9 genome contains the following window.
AAAAAAAGCCGCAGCCTTCTTTGCACGGGAAAGTTCAGACCCTATGAGCTAATCGATGCCCAGAAGGCACATTTTCCCATCAGCCTGATGTGCCAGGTCTTAAAGCAATCGAGAAGTGGCTATTATGCCTGGTGCAACCGACCATTATCACCCCGAGGTAAGGAGAATGAGACATTGAGCCAAATGATTCAACAGATTCAGCAAGAGAGCCGTCAAACCTATGGCTCACCGAGGATACAAGCAGCCTTAGCTGCTCAAGGCTTCCCGATCAGCCGTCAACGGGTGATCCGATTAATGGCAAACTTGGGGATCAATGCCCATCTGCGACGGAAATTTAAGGGAACAACGGATTCAAATCATCGGCTACCGATAGCAGAGAATACCTTAGATCGTTGCTTTAAGACAGATGCCTCAGACCAAGTGTGGGTGGCCGATATCACCTATATCTGGACAGCCGAAGGATGGGTCTATCTAGCGGTCATTCTCGACCTATTCTCTCGTAGGGTGGTGGGATGGTCTATTGCCGAGCATTTGCGCACCGAACTGGTTTTGACCGCGTTGTCTGCCGCCTTGGGACACCGGAAACCGTCAAGCGCTGGTTTATTATTTCACCCAGACCGGGGGGCACAATATGCCAGTCACGACTATCAACAGGCACTATCGCACCCAACGCATCAGTATGATTGCAGGTTGGTGTGATCGCCAAATACTAGCCCCGATGACCTTTGAGGGATATTGCAACAGTGACCTATTCGAGAACTGGGTAGAGCAGTTTTTAGTGCCTGAACTGAACGCAGGTCAACTCGTTGTCCTTGACAATGCGAGCTTTCATCAATCGCAGCGGACTCAAGAGTTAATTGAACAGGGTGCATCCAGCCTGTTATTTTTGCCGCCTTACTCCCCTGACTTGAACAAGATAGAGAAATTTTGGGCACGGTTAAAGCAGTATTTGGGTCAGACCCTGAATCGGTTTGATCTCTTGTGGGATGCCGTCGATGAAGCTTTCAGATATATGTCCTAACTATCACTTCATTTGCAATACTACACCAAGCACGTTTGTCGCTACTGGCACAAGGCATTCCCGAATTTGGTGAGCTATCCCCGCTTTATCAGTTGGTTGCCTTCGCTGTTATTGCCATTGTCTGCCTACCTGCGGTCTTGCTTTGGGCAATGCAGTGGGATTAGCTTCATGGACTCAACCAGCCTGAAGGTTTGCCACAATCACTGCATCAAGCAGCACAAAGTGTTTGATTTGTTCGCCGAGCGGGGCAAGACTTCGGTGGACTGGTTCTTCGGTTTCAAACTCCATTTAGTTGTGAATGACAAAGGGGAATTGCTCAACTTTACCCTGACTCCTGGCAACACCGATGATCGGACTCCTGTCCCCAAGCTGCTGCAACGGCTCTTCGGCAAGGTATTCGCCGACAAAGGCTACGTCTCGCAAACGTTGGCAAAACAACTCTTGCAGCAGACCGGGGTGCAGTTCATCACCAAGTTTCGGCGCAATATGAAGAATCGCTTCCTCAAGCTCAATGACCGTTTGCTGTTGCGAAAGCAAGCCATTATCGAGATCATTATCGACCAGTTAAAGAACATTTCCCAGGTCGAGCACTCCCGGCATCGCTCCCCGGTTAACTTCCTGGTCAACCTTGTTGGGGGATTAATTGCCTACTGCCACCAGCCGAAAAAGCCCTCGATTGCACTTGACTCAAACTTGCTCCCCTAGGCTTATCCGTAACTGACGTT
Protein-coding sequences here:
- a CDS encoding IS3 family transposase, which encodes KKSRSLLCTGKFRPYELIDAQKAHFPISLMCQVLKQSRSGYYAWCNRPLSPRGKENETLSQMIQQIQQESRQTYGSPRIQAALAAQGFPISRQRVIRLMANLGINAHLRRKFKGTTDSNHRLPIAENTLDRCFKTDASDQVWVADITYIWTAEGWVYLAVILDLFSRRVVGWSIAEHLRTELVLTALSAALGHRKPSSAGLLFHPDRGAQYASHDYQQALSHPTHQYDCRLV
- a CDS encoding transposase; this translates as MIAGWCDRQILAPMTFEGYCNSDLFENWVEQFLVPELNAGQLVVLDNASFHQSQRTQELIEQGASSLLFLPPYSPDLNKIEKFWARLKQYLGQTLNRFDLLWDAVDEAFRYMS